TGTCTTGATGTACGcctagagcaaaaaaaaaaacatcaatgtgCACAGTATGAGTGTTTGCCCTTTGGCTCACATAGCTGCAGTTCCTTCCTGCCTAATTATTCTACCGCCTCCTTCCACAGACTATTATTCATCATATGAATGATTTGAACAGTCGAGAGGGTTTAATTTTTCTCTCCCacagttgtttttcattttatatggTGAATGTTTTAGCAATTAAGTCGACTCTTGCGTAACAGCGTAACCTGATACATTTTAAGTTACAAatgcgttgttgtttttttgcacatagTGAACGAAGGGATATGAAGCCTTTGTATTTGTAATCACATATAGCTTAAGGTAAATGAAAAGGAATTCACAGGTACCTCAATAATACTTAAGTAAATgtgacagaggaaaacaaatgacGCCTAAAATCTGCTGAGCTGTGTTAGAAACAGCAACCGCAGCTGCTTTCTGTTACTAACCAGCAAAAACGTAACTGGCAAATTTCTAACTCTGTGAGAACTTGTAAAGCAGCCTCCAGCAGCTAATACTAGCATGGCAAGGATTTAAGTAGCCTTGTGCTGAAGGAATTATGCCACCTAAAATTTAGGATTACAGCAGGACTTATTCCAAAATAACAGTCTTTGAAAAACATGTGGTCAGTTCAAGCTTTTCCAGTTATAGCTGATGCTTTCTGGTCCGAAAGCTGTTCAGAAACGCACTAAAACCCACACTAACCTCACCCAATATATTTGATTGATATTTTGTTTAGAACGTTAACCACCCAGATTGCTTACGCTGACACAGCCTATCAAAAAAACAATGCActcaaagaataaaaatcatGCAGCGGCCAACTGGCACAACTACTACAAAGACTTCTGATGACTTCACGTAATCCACTGATGGACTAAACTTCTGATTTGTTTGTAAATGATCTCATCAGTTCAATAAAGTTACAAAAAAGGAGCACTCCCCTAATTGAGGCAAGACCCAGGATATCCATTAAAAAGTAATTGCAAAAACCATAATAAAGGTAAAACTGGAGAGTTACCAGTTAAAGGTATTTGATTGAAGCCGCCTGCGCTTCTTTCAGCGAACACCGGGTGGAGCCAACAGCTCAGACCATAAGATTCTCTCTCTACAAGCAGCACATGGTAATAACTGAAATGGcttcataaaaataacaaacacatttttttgtgtgtgtttgtgtgcaggtaGTATAGGAGCCCTGTGGTGGGACCCCATCCAGAGGCTGCTCTTCTCGGGGGCCTCAGACCACAGTGTCATCATGTGGGACATCGGGGGCCGCAAGGGACGGACGCTGCTGTTGCAGGGACATCAGTAAGTTGTTGGGTGTCGCTCACGTGAATTCATGACTGCTGAGTTTATGTCCACTGTGTTGACAGGGAGAAGTTAGAATCGTTAAAATTGTTGGTAATTGTGCCACGTCGGTACTTTTCGTTGTTTCTTTTGTCCCTCTGCGATGTCCTCCGTAACGCTCACATCCACACTCCCTTGTCAAAGCCAGGTCTCGGTGGTGTCAGCAACAGCTGTCCACAGGCAGCGGCTGGCTCTGTTTTTatctcctttcctcctccttcatgcaTTTTTCACCGCCCTCCCCGTTAAAGGACTTATCAACAAAGCCCATGCACACTGATGCGTGTCAGAGCAAGCCTCTGTATATCCGGCTGCATCGTAGGAGGATTTGTCTCTTAGACACCCACAGAAATGAGAACAGTGGTGCTCCTGTAGTTTTCACAGGTAGTGAGAAACTAGTCGGCTCAAAGAAGCACAAATGCACAGAGTAAAGTGATGCTTCTCAGCTGGATTGTTACTACCTGGTTAATCATGTTGGTCATTTCGCCTGTTACTAATACGGAGGTGTCAATCATAGCGGCTTATTTTGGTCTTTCCCAGTGGTAGAGGAAAATCCTTAACGCCTTAACAACGTGCTCCGCCATGTTGCCAACTCTTGTCTGCTGTTTGGCTCAAGACAAACAGCTCACAGTCTGTTTAgattttacttgaaatgtctcCCCGTGGACATTTTTAAGAGCTGCTGAGAAATGAGCCTGAGTAAAACAGAAACTTTTTTGCGACTCCTTCACCCCCGCAGCGAGCGCGTTCAGGCCGTGCGTTATCTCCAGCTGACGAGGCAGTTGGTGACATGCTCCGCCGACGGAGGCATCGCAGTGTGGAACATGGACACGCAACGAGAGGAGGTACAGTCACGcttttttttggtgtaaatTAGTTTCTGCTCTTTGCCTGTACGCAGATGACTGGTCAGTAAGGAGGCTACAGGACGGGGACTCTGCATGTTTAACGTCGGCCTTCACCTGTTTGTTTTCCCTGCAGGCTCCTCAGTGGTTAGACAGCGACTCCTGTCAGAAGTGTGAGCAGCCTTTCTTCTGGAATATCAAACAGATGTGGGACACCAAGACCCTCGGGCTCAGACAGGTAGGAGGGTCTTACCCGCGTCCTCGGTCGCCGTGGTCCCCTCATCGTCAGCAGTGCTAACGTGTGGGCGTTTTCCTGTGTGCAGCACCACTGCAGGAAGTGTGGCAAGGCTGTGTGTGGAAAATGTAGCTCCAAACGCTCCTCGTTCCCAATCATGGGCTTCGAGTTCCCCGTGCGGGTGTGTGACGCCTGTTTTGACACCatcaaagaagaagagtgagtatttacatttttttaatgtcacgTTTGGCTCTTGTTATgaactgttaaaaatgtttttatttcgtGTGCGTCGGTGCAGTCGAACACCGTTGGCCACGTTCCACGAGGGGAAGCACAACATCGCCCACATGGACATGGACCCATCCAGAGGCCTGATGGTCACTTGTGGAAGCGATCGCATTGTTAAGGTCAACAACAGCTCTTTGGTGCCAGATGATTCACACATGCGATCAGACTGTGGCAAAGGCCGACCCTTTAAAGCACAGCTTAGCACAAAGCTAATCAGATCCCCGTCAACACATTTAAGCTGCTGTTTCCTCAGATTCGTATTTTTCGTTTGCTCGCCTCAAAATGCGAGTTTGGTAACAACActattttgatttcattattgAGTGAGTTTCAACCAATACTGCGGCAATTTGATAGTCCCACAACTGATCAGTGCCGCTTGGTTTTAAGCAAAATCAACTGTCTATCCTTGCATAAAGCACACCGAGAGATTTGATTGGGCCGTctgatctttgctggagcataatcgaTTCCCAGCGGAGCTACTTAAAGACGACTTTTGGCCACAAACATTTTGTAGCCGGGGAAGTTGCGTTAGCTTCCAGGATAATTTCTTGtaggaaataaatgttttttaagttcTTACAAATCCttaaaatttagttttataggaataaacttaaataaaagaacagcCTCCTGTTCTAAAAACAACCAGGACAAATctatatcatcatcatcatcataatgaCCTAAGTCTATGTCCTTTAGTGTTACACAAAATTGAATGGtttataataaaacattcagGTGTGAATTCTGATACTTTTTCAATGTTCCTTACCTCAAACTTTTAATTATAGACCCTGTGATAGACTTGCGTCCCCTGCCTGGGGTGGACCCGTCCAATGACTGCTGAGATAGGCATTAGCATtaacttttttacttttaactgttgttttaattaaatatccAGACATCAACTTCAAAGGCTTTAGAAAATCAGAAGAGGTATTTTCCAATGTCTGAAGATTCATTAACCCCATTAAATCagttttgctgctgtttctgaaTGAAAGTGGACGATGCAGCCAAAAGGGGGAACAGTTCAGCTCTACAAGCTTTAAATATGCTTGTTTTTTCCTTGGGTTCCTCATTTCAGTTTCGTGTTTATTGTTAGTCTCGGTGGTCTCAAATAGAGCAAATTTAATGCACCTTTAAATCTAGTTCACAAATCCTCTGGAAAGTGATGCTGAAGCTCTTGTGTCGTGCTCATtggctgtgtttttctttttcttttttctcttttcctccacaGATCTGGGATATGACACAGGTGGTTGGCTGTAGCTTAGCAACAGGCTTCTCCCCGCGCTGATTGGCCCAGCCCGCCACACAGTGCCCCCTCTCGCCTCATGCTCCGCCTGCTCTTCCAGTGTCATGGAAACCCCTCTGTACAGTACATTTCCCCATCACGCCTGGGACTTTCAGCTCGGCCTGCTCTCtgtgagcgagtgtgtgtgcgtgcgcatgtgtgtgtgtgcgtgtgtgtgtgtgtgcgtgcgtgcgtgcgtgcgtgcgtgtgtgtgtgagtgcgtgtgtgtgtgtgtgtccacattcCTTTTGCTTCTCAAAACAAACTTCTCCTTAATTTGACTAATTGTCAGTCTGGCAGCAAAGTGCATTGGactgatttttgatttttgaacAGAACCCTAAGCACAATGGTGCGTGTGCGTGTACACGTGTGCATGTATTGTAATGGTGTCTCCTGTGGGAGGACTGGTATTGATATAACTGTTTACATTCAATATATCTGATGCTTCTTTTGACAAagatggttgttgtttttttttaaattgcccTTGCACTGTAAAGTTAAGTTTCACTAAATCGCTGACTTCCCATTCCTGTAAAAAGCGTCCTCCTGTTTTGCTATGAGTGTGGCCCACTAGCTGCATATTAACCCACTGTAACTTAAACCCCCACTCATGTGTATATAACACTGCATCGCGTGTGTAGTAGACGCCAGAATCGACTCCCACCCGTCAAAGTCACCCGCtccgctctctctttctcatttcctcttctctttcactAGTTGGCCTTAAATCGCTCTCAGGAGGTTTTACATCAGTAGGTTGTCTGTAGTTGGGGCTCTGAGGATGTCAGTGGTAACCGGTATTAGTGTGTGATCGCTGGCGCACGCCGGGAGAATCGATCCTCCTCCTTGATGGATGAGGGAGATCTCTTGATGGGCTCGAAGCCGCTGCCGTGGAGATGGGATTCAGATGTTTGCGTGATAGCGGCGACCCCTGCTCCCACCTCGTGACACCCAGGTGAGCCGCTGGGGGAATTAGAATGCGTCGCCATGGTAACGAGCGCCGACAGTGGCAGCATCCTGTCGCAGCTTTTCCCGAGGCGGCCACTCGGGGGTGGGGGCGATTGTTGTGATTCGTTCCAGTCTCCAACTTTATGCTGGTagaaaacaagtaaaacaaataagcaCAGCATCACCACCTTTCAGACACCTCTGATTTCCTGTTTCAGAAACGTGTCTGTTATggtgcaaaagagaaaaaaaaaaaaaaaaaggggggcagAAAGGCCCTCGGGTAATGACAGGTACTAAATGTAGCACTGTATGCTGGCATGCTGAGTTGTCTCTAGCTAAACGAGGAGTCTGATCAGGACTGTTTGTGCTCCTTCAAAAGCCTTAAAGAGAGAAGGACACGCTCACCAAGCCTTTTCCAGTGGTTCGCCCGTGCTTACGACTGTTCACTCATTCTCTCGAGCCTTCATCTTCACGTGTGCGCTTCCTTTACatcatgtgtttcttttccttgctccttttgttctgttttctgtcccCAGTTCTCCTGCCgccacaacccccccccccccacgcatACACATCTGTGCGTCTCGTCTCACAGCGCTCTCGGCACTGCACTGAATTGCACAACTCTCCGTCCCCGTCTTTTGAAACGATCGTTTTTTTGTATGTTCCGATGTGGGAGAGGTAAAAGCTGGATTCGATGTAGCGTCCTTGTAAATAGCGGCTAATATCTCCTAACGTTAGACTAACGCTTGCCTTATtgtaagtggaaaaaaatgataatgttTGATTTCACGATGTAGTCACATTCCAGTTTTTTGATCatgtagtgtatatttatatttgtagtAAAGTATTTATCACTGTAAATTGTCGTTTTATTTTAGCCCATctagtattttttgttttttaatttccctaGAACACTTGGAGCGCTCCATCCGTGGAGGAGCACATTCGTAGTG
This sequence is a window from Mugil cephalus isolate CIBA_MC_2020 chromosome 9, CIBA_Mcephalus_1.1, whole genome shotgun sequence. Protein-coding genes within it:
- the wdfy1 gene encoding WD repeat and FYVE domain-containing protein 1, whose product is MAAEIHSRPQTARPVLLNKIEGHSDSVNAAVLIPKEDGVITVSEDRTIRVWLKRDSGQYWPSIYHTVSSPCSCMSYHHDSRRIFIGQDNGAVVEFLISEDFNKMNHVKTYPAHQNRVSDMVFSLESEWVVSTGHDKSVSWMCTQSGSMLGRHYFTAWASCLQYDHETQHAFVGDYSGQITLLKLEKQTYSTITTLKGHEGSIGALWWDPIQRLLFSGASDHSVIMWDIGGRKGRTLLLQGHHERVQAVRYLQLTRQLVTCSADGGIAVWNMDTQREEAPQWLDSDSCQKCEQPFFWNIKQMWDTKTLGLRQHHCRKCGKAVCGKCSSKRSSFPIMGFEFPVRVCDACFDTIKEEDRTPLATFHEGKHNIAHMDMDPSRGLMVTCGSDRIVKIWDMTQVVGCSLATGFSPR